In Haloplanus rubicundus, one DNA window encodes the following:
- a CDS encoding sodium-dependent transporter translates to MSPERWSSGPGFLLSAVGAAVGLGNIWRFSAVLGANGGGAYLVPYLVAAFGLAVPMLVLELAVGRTLRSDVVSAFRSVDADYTALGWLVVGGVLLVLSYYLVLTGWVFGFLLSWLGGTGTTFATFTAGWLPVGYFVVATVLTGVVVARGVRGGIERLSNVVMPTVFALLLSLAVYAVTLPGWERALDFLVTPDLTVLADPGLWSAAVGQVFFSLSVGQGIMLTYGSYVDEGADLLRSSLLITVADIAAALLAGFVIFPIVFSFGLAPTLGTELAFTTLPAAFAPMGIGRVVAVAFFGLLFFAALSSSVALLEVGVAAATNTTRLGRGRATLLLTAGVFLAGLPSALSYSPLELAVAGTPVLDLVDESVGTYALPVSAVLIALVFVHGADFDPVRDELGRLLPLVRYVIPPALVAVTGAKAAGVARPAWRLLVDGARDEPLALVATTVALAALGAVGWLLRARLSYPRRRGRG, encoded by the coding sequence ATGTCTCCCGAGCGCTGGTCGTCGGGGCCGGGATTCCTGCTGTCGGCCGTCGGCGCGGCGGTCGGTCTCGGCAACATCTGGCGGTTCTCCGCCGTCCTCGGCGCGAACGGGGGCGGCGCGTATCTCGTCCCCTACCTCGTCGCGGCGTTCGGCCTCGCCGTCCCGATGCTCGTCCTCGAGTTGGCGGTGGGACGGACGCTCCGTTCGGACGTGGTCTCCGCGTTCCGGAGCGTCGACGCCGACTACACGGCGCTCGGCTGGCTGGTCGTGGGCGGCGTGTTGCTCGTCCTGAGCTACTACCTCGTCCTCACCGGCTGGGTGTTCGGCTTCCTGCTCTCGTGGCTCGGGGGCACGGGGACGACGTTCGCGACCTTCACCGCGGGGTGGCTCCCGGTGGGCTATTTCGTCGTCGCCACCGTCCTGACGGGCGTCGTCGTCGCCCGCGGGGTGCGGGGTGGGATCGAGCGACTGTCGAACGTCGTGATGCCGACCGTCTTCGCGCTTCTCCTCTCGCTCGCCGTCTACGCCGTCACCCTCCCGGGCTGGGAGCGGGCGCTCGATTTCCTCGTTACCCCCGACCTCACGGTCCTCGCCGACCCGGGCCTCTGGAGCGCAGCGGTCGGGCAGGTGTTTTTTTCGCTGTCGGTCGGGCAGGGCATCATGCTGACCTACGGGAGCTACGTCGACGAGGGGGCCGACCTCCTCCGGTCGTCGCTGCTGATCACCGTCGCCGACATCGCGGCGGCCCTGCTCGCCGGCTTCGTCATCTTCCCCATCGTGTTCAGCTTCGGTCTCGCGCCGACGCTCGGCACCGAACTCGCCTTCACGACGCTCCCGGCCGCGTTCGCGCCGATGGGGATCGGCCGCGTCGTCGCCGTCGCCTTCTTCGGCCTCCTCTTTTTCGCCGCGCTCAGTTCCTCGGTCGCCCTCCTCGAAGTCGGCGTCGCGGCCGCGACGAACACGACGCGTCTCGGCCGCGGGCGGGCGACGCTCCTCCTGACCGCCGGCGTCTTCCTGGCCGGCCTCCCCTCCGCCCTGAGCTACAGTCCCCTCGAACTCGCCGTCGCCGGCACGCCGGTGCTCGACCTCGTCGACGAGTCGGTGGGGACGTACGCGCTCCCGGTGTCCGCCGTCCTGATCGCGCTCGTGTTCGTCCACGGTGCCGACTTCGACCCCGTGCGCGACGAGTTGGGTCGCCTCCTCCCGCTCGTCCGCTACGTCATCCCGCCGGCCCTCGTGGCCGTCACGGGGGCTAAGGCGGCCGGCGTCGCGCGGCCGGCGTGGCGCCTGTTGGTCGACGGCGCGCGCGACGAGCCGCTGGCGCTCGTCGCCACCACCGTCGCGCTGGCGGCGCTCGGTGCGGTCGGGTGGTTGCTCCGGGCGCGGCTGTCCTATCCGCGCCGACGGGGACGCGGCTGA
- a CDS encoding outer membrane protein assembly factor BamB family protein: MVSRRTTLRSAGLLLGGTGAGCLGGGPDADRVRWRKGISGGLALDGDDLFVLDYLTLHALSSADGERRWAIEYDDDDFERRLCLRSDIVADDRYVYLPGCDGLRALRRSDGERAWFVGSALRTGIGHAGGRVYANADDLLAIDAETGAVDWRVAVGGDRLASPAATEDGVVFVNRVDGVVAAFDADGEHRWTHRTDVETRSPTIRDGTVYVATSPDPGRAGRLLALDLADGAVRWAVDTPSPKRGTRPVVDGDAVYLGCTGRDSGRLVSRSRTDGAERWTFADDNSTVYEPAVAGDRVYAGSNDDTLYALSRDGDLLWRVEMDSTVGSVAVDADRVYASSNERLVGVERD; encoded by the coding sequence ATGGTCTCCCGCAGAACGACGCTCCGATCCGCCGGCCTCCTCCTCGGCGGCACCGGCGCCGGCTGTCTCGGCGGCGGCCCCGACGCCGACCGTGTCCGCTGGCGAAAGGGAATTTCCGGTGGCCTAGCCCTCGACGGCGACGACCTGTTCGTCCTCGACTACCTGACGCTCCACGCGCTGTCGTCGGCCGACGGGGAGCGGCGGTGGGCAATCGAGTACGACGACGACGACTTCGAGCGGCGCCTCTGTCTGCGCTCCGACATCGTCGCCGACGACCGATACGTCTACCTCCCCGGCTGTGACGGGTTACGGGCGCTCCGACGGTCGGACGGCGAACGGGCGTGGTTCGTCGGCTCGGCGCTTCGGACGGGCATCGGCCACGCCGGCGGGCGGGTGTACGCGAACGCCGACGACCTCCTCGCCATCGACGCGGAGACGGGAGCGGTCGACTGGCGCGTCGCGGTCGGCGGCGACCGGCTCGCGTCGCCGGCGGCGACCGAGGACGGCGTCGTCTTCGTCAACCGTGTCGACGGCGTCGTCGCCGCATTCGACGCCGACGGCGAGCACCGGTGGACCCACCGGACGGACGTGGAGACGCGGTCGCCGACGATCCGGGACGGAACCGTCTACGTCGCCACGTCGCCCGACCCCGGGCGTGCCGGACGGCTACTGGCGCTCGACCTCGCGGACGGCGCCGTCCGGTGGGCGGTCGATACGCCGTCGCCGAAACGCGGGACGCGACCCGTCGTCGACGGCGACGCGGTGTATCTCGGCTGTACCGGCCGCGACAGCGGACGCCTCGTCTCGCGTTCGCGGACCGACGGCGCCGAGCGGTGGACCTTCGCGGACGACAACAGCACCGTCTACGAACCCGCGGTGGCCGGCGACCGCGTGTACGCCGGATCGAACGACGACACGCTGTACGCCCTCTCCCGAGACGGCGACCTGCTGTGGCGGGTCGAGATGGACAGCACCGTCGGCTCGGTCGCCGTCGACGCCGACCGCGTCTACGCGTCGAGCAACGAGCGACTGGTCGGCGTCGAGCGGGACTGA
- a CDS encoding DUF302 domain-containing protein, with translation MPYTMDVHSDDSFADTVDSTIVALEAEGFGVLCDIDVRATFEEKLGEQFRRYRILGACNPELAHEGLSEEPTLGALLPCNVIVYETDEGDVAVSAVDPERLLDVASNPALDAIASDVRERFERVLAAVEGRD, from the coding sequence ATGCCCTATACTATGGACGTCCACTCGGACGACAGTTTCGCCGACACCGTCGATTCGACTATCGTGGCGCTGGAAGCCGAGGGGTTCGGCGTCCTCTGTGACATCGACGTGCGGGCGACGTTCGAAGAGAAGCTCGGCGAGCAGTTCCGACGCTACCGAATTCTCGGTGCTTGCAACCCCGAACTGGCGCACGAGGGGCTGAGCGAGGAACCGACGCTCGGGGCGCTTCTCCCGTGTAACGTGATCGTCTACGAAACCGACGAGGGCGACGTCGCCGTGAGCGCCGTCGACCCGGAGCGCCTCCTCGACGTGGCGTCGAATCCGGCACTCGACGCGATTGCCAGCGACGTCCGCGAGCGCTTCGAACGCGTGCTCGCGGCCGTCGAAGGTCGCGACTGA
- a CDS encoding AIM24 family protein, whose amino-acid sequence MEIDEFTRANAPAEGGDGFQLENKRLLDVPVDGTVMVRAGSMIGYTGEMTFTGKSSAEGGLTGFVKEAVSSEGTPIMEAEGRGHLYVADRGKKVQVLELGDGEAISVNGSDVLAFESTVDYEITTIGGISEAAAGGLTNVHLGGPGQVAITTHGDPLVLSPPVVTDPDATVAWSTDLSPSVGTNKAIEIGQTSGESIQMEFTGSEGFVVIQPYEEAQQV is encoded by the coding sequence ATGGAGATCGACGAGTTCACGCGAGCCAACGCGCCCGCGGAGGGCGGCGACGGCTTCCAACTGGAGAACAAGCGCCTGCTGGACGTCCCGGTCGACGGCACGGTGATGGTCAGGGCCGGCTCGATGATCGGCTACACCGGCGAGATGACGTTCACGGGGAAGTCCTCGGCGGAAGGGGGACTGACCGGCTTCGTCAAGGAGGCGGTGTCGAGCGAAGGCACGCCGATCATGGAGGCAGAGGGGAGGGGCCACCTCTACGTCGCCGACCGGGGCAAGAAGGTACAGGTGCTCGAACTCGGCGACGGGGAGGCCATCTCGGTCAACGGCAGCGACGTCCTCGCGTTCGAGTCGACGGTCGACTACGAAATCACCACCATCGGCGGCATCTCCGAGGCCGCGGCCGGCGGGCTGACGAACGTCCACCTCGGCGGCCCCGGACAGGTGGCAATCACGACACACGGCGACCCGCTGGTGCTGTCGCCGCCCGTCGTCACCGACCCCGACGCGACGGTGGCGTGGAGCACCGATCTATCGCCCTCCGTGGGGACGAACAAGGCCATCGAAATCGGCCAGACCTCCGGCGAGTCGATCCAGATGGAGTTCACCGGGTCGGAGGGGTTCGTCGTCATCCAGCCCTACGAGGAAGCACAGCAGGTGTAG